DNA sequence from the Salifodinibacter halophilus genome:
CAATGCGCCGTGTGGTGAGCCAACGTCGAACTTGACTAATACGCCCCGGCGGTAGCCTGGCACGATCGTCTTATTGCGCTTATCGAGGCGCGCGTCGAGTGGCAGGTCGGCCTGCTCGAAGCTTAGGCGATTGTCCTCGAATGACCGGAGGTCTGGGATCAACGCGGCGCCGTTAGCATTGGTCTCTGCGACCGGGTGGTTGTCGTTGTAGATGGTGACGTCTGGATAATCACCCACCTCGACCACGCCGAAGCTGTCATCGATTTGTCGGCTCAGGAAAGCGTGGTCGCTAGTGAAAGCGACGCCGCCCGACGCATTGAGTCGATAGGCGGTGCTGCCCCGGTAGCGGGTGGCTGCGGCGCGGTATTCGCCGTATGGCGTGCGTGCTGTAACCCGGCCACGGCCGCGATCGGGGCGGCCGTGGCCGTCCGTTGCGGCGACTCGGTAGCCGACGCCCGAGCCACGTGGCAGGTTGCGCTGGACTTCGATGCGGTTGCGACTGCTGTCTGAGGTTCGGTCGTAACTGGTGCTGACACTGGTGCGTGACCCTAGCGGCAGGCTCAGAGTTAGAGCAACGGAGGTTGTCTGGTCATCAAGATTTTGCGATGCGAAAAAGCTGAGTGCAACGTCGCGAAACAAGCGTGTGCTATAGGAAGCATTAAGCAACTCGGTGCTGGTTCTGTCGCGGCGATCGATATCGGTATAGCTCAGACCGATAGAGCCGACGTGCGGCACGCGCCCGCCAATGTTGGCGTGCACGATTTGTCGCGGTGCGGATTCGTCACGACGCAACCCGAGTTGGCGGAAGTCGGCGGTCGTGTATGTGGTGCGCGCGCCGAAATTGAAATATCGACTCCGGCGCTAGAAACCGATTTGCATTAGTGAGCCGTTGCCGGCATGGCTGCTGTGGCTGCCGGCGACAGCGGCGGTGATAACGCCGAGTCGCGGATCGGGCAACCAAGCACTGCTGATACCCGCGGTTTGTTGGTCTTCTAGCGCTTCCAGTCGAAAGCCGCTTGTAAGGGTTTGCGACAAGCCGAGGCGGTGGGTGGCGGAGGCGAAGCCGCGACCGTAGTCGTTACTCTTGCGTGAGTAATTTTCACGGATGGCGCCAGCCTCGTAGGTGTAGTCGTGCAGGCCGGATTGTAATAAAGATTGGCTGGCGTAGAAGGAACGCGTCAGGACGCGTTCGCGGCCGAGCACATCGGTCGTTACGACTTGGACCTGATTGGCGCCAGTGGTGACCGGGATGTCACGGACCGAGAACGGGCCGGCTCCAACTTGACTGCCGCCGCGGCGGCGGTCGTTGGCGAAAACCTCGACCGTCGAGGGCACTGTCGCCTCGCCGCTGACCGCGGGGCGCGGGTAGGTTGTGAAATCCGGTCGGGTGTCGAAGTTGGTGCCCCATTGGATGCCGGCGTACTGCACGGTGCGGCCCCAGCTACCTGCGTGTGAGAATGTATCTCCCAGGGTAAGTGTGCGCATCGAGCCTGGTTCGTCGTGGCGTAGCGTGGTGTTTAACCGTACGACGCCGTCGTTGCGGTGGCGGTTGCGCGCTAGCAGGGTCGTGGTGGCAACACCCCAGCTGTTGAATCCGCCGAACTCGAATGTTCCGCTTGTATTGTTCGTGCCAGCCTCGCGGCCTTCGAACAGCAGGTCGTAGTTGATAAAGCCACCGGTCGTGCTATTTCGCGGGGCCGTGTAATCATCTGCGTCGAGATCCACGTGTGTGTCCGCGAATCGGTCTACGCCGGCCTGGATCACGAGTGTCTGCGTGGATTCGTCGATCGACCAGTCCAGGTTGCCGAATGCGTCGAGCGGGTAATAGATCTGACCGTTGTGCTTGGTCGGCGCGACACCATCCGGTAGCGTTAATCCCCAGCGCTTCAAGGCAGCAGCGGGCACGAGTAACTTGTCCGACGCCGTCTGCAGCATGCGTGTGGCCGAATCGAATGGCTGATCGTTGACCCGGGCAGTAAGCAGCCGCAGCGTAGTGTCCTTTATACCCGCTGTTGCGTCACTGGTACGCGCACTGGCATAGGTGCTCGTTGTGCTCACCAATAGCGCCAGGATCAGGATGCGCAGCGCTTGTTTACTACAGAGTGCTTGGTTCGATAGTAGCTTGCCGCTCACCGTTTCGGTCCTGGGCCGTGACGTTGTACGGCGGGGTGCTTGTTGTTGGTACATCGAGGGTCCAGTAGCGGCGGCTTCCCGGCAGGACGTAGCGCGATTTTTGGCTTTGGGCGGCTACGCTGCCGCCGGTGCTCAGCGTCAGGTGTTGGATCTTGACGTGGGCGTTGCCGTTATTGATGGCCTCGACGCGTAGATGGCCATCAGCCAGGCGTTTGGCCTTCCAGGTCAGATTTGGTTCGCGATCACCGGTTGGCTCGA
Encoded proteins:
- a CDS encoding fimbrial biogenesis outer membrane usher protein, with amino-acid sequence MHANIGGRVPHVGSIGLSYTDIDRRDRTSTELLNASYSTRLFRDVALSFFASQNLDDQTTSVALTLSLPLGSRTSVSTSYDRTSDSSRNRIEVQRNLPRGSGVGYRVAATDGHGRPDRGRGRVTARTPYGEYRAAATRYRGSTAYRLNASGGVAFTSDHAFLSRQIDDSFGVVEVGDYPDVTIYNDNHPVAETNANGAALIPDLRSFEDNRLSFEQADLPLDARLDKRNKTIVPGYRRGVLVKFDVGSPHGALLTVHRPNGEPLPAGATVRRVDDQQRFPVARRGEVWVTDLKQDNHLIAQWDDHRCRFTAKMPDNPGAVPHIGPLTCREME
- a CDS encoding fimbrial biogenesis outer membrane usher protein — translated: MSGKLLSNQALCSKQALRILILALLVSTTSTYASARTSDATAGIKDTTLRLLTARVNDQPFDSATRMLQTASDKLLVPAAALKRWGLTLPDGVAPTKHNGQIYYPLDAFGNLDWSIDESTQTLVIQAGVDRFADTHVDLDADDYTAPRNSTTGGFINYDLLFEGREAGTNNTSGTFEFGGFNSWGVATTTLLARNRHRNDGVVRLNTTLRHDEPGSMRTLTLGDTFSHAGSWGRTVQYAGIQWGTNFDTRPDFTTYPRPAVSGEATVPSTVEVFANDRRRGGSQVGAGPFSVRDIPVTTGANQVQVVTTDVLGRERVLTRSFYASQSLLQSGLHDYTYEAGAIRENYSRKSNDYGRGFASATHRLGLSQTLTSGFRLEALEDQQTAGISSAWLPDPRLGVITAAVAGSHSSHAGNGSLMQIGF